The following nucleotide sequence is from Anopheles merus strain MAF unplaced genomic scaffold, AmerM5.1 LNR4000053, whole genome shotgun sequence.
AACCAAAATTGTTGGTGGTAAACCAAcatcaaaagttgtctccttattttgaatgaaaatacgttacacactagcgccatctctataattaTTCGcttacagtgaaccctctcttatttgacacctctgaGCCTGACACCAATTTGagaaacctctcttatttgaacatttttcacaatcccttgatttccagtacatttttgactctctaatttggaaaacctctgaaatctgtatccctcttatttgtgtatggtgttgccatggttaatgaatgatgtatgctcaaattggcaatcctgttcgcagtttcctatagcaacagttaaggctgcatactaaatgttctgtcttattcttgtttgtatggacctttcattcactttcaacctctgtaatttgaaaccCCCTCTTATCCGACAGTCCCGCAGCCactcaaataaataataaaataaataataaaattgcgGTGGCAAAATGATGTGGAGGcttccgccattaaggccgggataacggattgGTAGACGAAGGcacgagaccgtgagcggtttcggacactcctgagacAGGCCTAGACCgtaaagcggttgtagcgccgtaatagtaagtaagtaagtatataTAAAGCCATACTCCTAAAACCTGGCCTGATATTACTATATCTAAACTTGGAATAAAAGCTGATCTCTTTATTAGTCCCAGAATCGGGATAAGATCAACTACCAGGAATTTTGAGCAGGTCAGTTTAAAATGGAAGgtattataaaaaaagatcTTATGGCGGAAACTCAGGATACGCGGACTTTAAAATCAGATGCGATTGGTTCATATCCAAAATATCTTCAAGTAGCAAAGACTCACTGTCACGTTCTTTGATTCCAAGAAGTAAAGAATGCCTGTATAAGGGAAGCCTGTAGAAGAAGAATCAGAACAGTCAATATGTTCGCGAAATTGACCCAAAAGATAAACTGaaagtgattaaaaaaaactggtcaaaaataaaataaaaaaaaaaaacgcttagTTTTGAGATTTGACATGAGATGATGTAGGATATCTATTGCGTTAACTTGAAAATAGAGGCTAAAACCGAGGATGAGATttagaaaagggaaaaaatagTCGAAATTTGAATCTTAATACAGTAGAACAACCCGAACGTAGGCAAGGGGCCatcgattcttcttcttctatttggcgtaatgaCCAACGTAGTCATATCGGCCTATACAGATGATTTCGAGATTTAATAAGTACCCCCAAGTCGAATACACAGCCCTTACCGTGAGGTAACGGTTCATTGAGGTTCATTCAAGtttacgactgtaccacgggaccaccCTATGTATTTGAGATATATGTAAATATAGGATCTTCTCAAACAAATCAATCTATCTTAAAGTGATTATAAGATCttgaatttatttatctatttatttattattatggtATCAAGCCTCCATGGCCTGCATACACAATTACAACTAATGTCTTATAAACTATGCGTTCCTCAAATTAGACTAATGCAGTCTCGTATGACACTAGAACATTTTAGTACACTAAAGGTACactattaaatttaaaaaaaatcttggaCATCAATAAAAACGGTTCCCTAGCACAGAAAAGATGATAACGAAAATCAGTTATTAAAAATTTTCGAGTTCTTAAAGGTCTAGTAGGGACATAAAAATTTACATTACTTAGCAATAGAGGTTCATCGATTCTACCAGTTAATAgtataaacataaacattccTTGGGCAatcatttttctcttttcaagAGTTCCAAGCCCTAACAACTGACACTTCGTATGATAAGCTGGTAGCACGTCGTTAGGTCTCCACGGAAGCCGCTTAATAGCTACTCAGGTAAATTTTCGATGGATCCTCTCAAGCCTTAGTCGAGGTCAATTCTAGTAACTTGCTTCAGAAACCAAGCAACTGAAGCGTACTCAATCAACGGACGAACAAGGCAACAGTAAAGTGATTTTAAGCAGAGAGAGtcatgaaacattttgctacTTCTAATTATGTGTCCAAGAGTCCTGTTAGCCCTAGCAATAACGTCGTCAAATTGTTTGTCTAAATAAAGTTTCGTGTCTAATATAATGCCAAAGTCCGAAGCAGTTTCAGATCGAGGCAATAAAGTGTCAGAAAGaacataattaaaacataaaggAGTTCTCGCACGAGTAAACGAAATAACCGAGCACTTACTGACGTTGAGTGACAAACAGTTTAAggaacttacttacttacttatccggcactacaaccgctttgcggtcttggcctgcctcaggagtgtccgaaaccgctcacggtctcgcgccttcgtctgccagtccgttatcccggccttaatggcggacgcctccacgccatcttgccacctcaatttgggcctaccacgcctcctctgtccttgtggacggcctaaaaagactttacgggctgggtcgtccgtttccatgcgtataacatggccagcccaccggagcctggcgagctttatacgctgtacgacagtgaggtcgccgtacatctcgtatagctcgtcattatagcggctcctccattgtccttccacacatacggggccaagtatccttctgagcatcttcctctcgaacgcggctaagagggtttcgtcagatttggacagtgtccatgtctcagaggcgtatgtgagtactggtactatataggtactatatagtcccagcttcgtccgtcgcgacaggttctttgaggtaaactgctttttcaggctgtagaatgaccggttggcagccagcatccttgcgcgcaactcagcttccatgctgttgtcgttgctgacctttgacccaagataggtgaattgtgggacgacttcaaaagtgcgttcacctatctgtacgtcacacctacgtagattcggattatttattggtaggtccgctgatgttgccaccatcagtttggtctttgcctcgtttatctgcaatccgaggctctctgccgcctgctcaatcccttggtaggcttctgctacataggagagccgcagaccaatgatgtctatatcatcagcgtatgccaggatctgggttgacttatagaagatggttcccgtagtctccaccctcgagtcgcggatggccctctctagcgccaagttgaataggagacaggcaagcccgtccccctggcgcagacctttggtggtagcaaaaggtcctgagagttttccatccaccctcacctggcatgtgacgttggtcatagtcattctaactagccttatcagtttggccgggattccaaatgagctcatagcgtcgtacagttttaccctggctatgctatcgtatgcggctttgaagtctatgaagagatggtatgtgtcgtttttgtattcagccatcttctccaagatctgccgcatggtgaagatctgatcagtggttgattttccgtttcggaatcctctttgatagtttcctactatctcttcgacgtgcgggacaaggcgatcctgaaggatcagggagaatattttataggcggtattcaacaccgtaatacccctgtagttgttgcagtccaacctgtctcccttcttgtatacggggtagatgatgccgagattccaatcacaaggcatcgattcgctatcccacacctcagtaacaatttgatgaatctcgttttctagtcgtgcacctccattcttgaccagttcagctgcaattccgtcggttccgggtgccttgttatttttcagccgacggatagcctttcgtgtttcttctatgctaggtggcagtagcatgacactatctgctagtggcgcttctagctgttcgtttaactggtcgttgagtaattcatcaaagtactgagcccaccgcgagaggacctctggctggttactaaccagatctccatccttgttgcgacagcaggttaccttaggtaccacgttgtttcggtgacctgctatcgcttggtaaaactttcgtgtcggtccgtacgcctctctggtttgctcgagttcccgcatgttttgctcttccaaagcatgcttcttagagcggtgaactcgtttctcttcgcgtctgagccgtgaatattcctctgcgcatgcccgcgttctatgccgttgctgcattgctcggtatgcagtattcttacgttcggtcacttgtctgcattcatcgtcgaaccagccagatttggtgttgccacgacgtggtgggagtatatttcttgcacagtttattatttttgtttttagagcgttccacctctcgctcgtagtttcatatctgttttctggtagtagagactcgtctaaagcggctttgaattcctgttggacagtaatgtcccttagagagtccgtgttgagccgaggctgcgtgttttctccgcccccattggtgcgggggcgggcgattctacaacgtatcactaagccaaccaagtagtgatcggaatcgatattggctcctcgataagttctgacgtttaataggctcgactgtcgtcggcggcttattaacacgtggtcgatctggttgaaggattcgccatccgggtgcgcccacgtcattttgtggataaGGAACAccaaagatttttttttttggtgttggtTTAAGGAACACCAAAGattaaaaacagaaagaaagcctTGTAATCTGAGACAGTCATTAGAACTACGCACAGGAAAGTACATTTTAAGGTCATCTGCGTCTCTCATTAAGTATTAACATTATCTCCCTGACCTTCAAACGGTCTGATACAAATTACAGTCAGAATTTAATAACATTTTTCCGTGGTATTTCGAGATTTTTCTCTACATGGGCCTAATATTTGGATTAAGCATAGCTAAACAATGTCTTCTACGATGTGTaagaaaagttttccaataagTGGTCCAAAGAACTGGATCCGGATGTGTGAAAACGTAGCGAAAACATTCATACGAAAAAGTTACTGAAAAAATAATCTTTTAAGAGTAACAtgtcatgccggcctatacaggtttTCGATACTTAGTACCActtagccggatagtcaatccttgcttaGGGCGACCTTCCATgggatgggcatgttgttaagatGTCCGAGTTAATGATAGTACCGCGGGACCCTTCGATGcaacaagaaataaaaataggaaaactgGACTGGAGCGGTCCATTAGTGGTTCAGGTTCAGGTACTATTCAGGTCCCAAAATATAAAAGGAAGCAGTATCAGTATCAGCAGGCTCGGAATCAGAATCTATTCCATGACTGACATGAAATTAATCAGTTAATGATCAGTATCGGTTCAGTTCTAGTACCGAAATGTATATGTTGCAAGATCTGCATAGAGTCAGGATCAGCTCCAGGACCGTTATGGGACCTGTTATCATTgtaatacggacgtcacacgtaACTTtgcgtaaactttggcgtaaatTGGATTTCAGCCCtacaaccctataatcttttgacaggaagtttacgttcttccatacaaatcaagcatAAACTTTTTGCGTTCCTATATTCcaaaagagtcaataaagtgccCCACGGCTATGAAAAATCCTGGAAAACCCAGTATCCTTTGCCAAAACCTCCAACGGAATACCTACCAATTCAAATCAAATACGAACGAAAGCTCTTGCCCTCGAAAGCTTTTCAAAGCGTCCGTGAAGCGTTTCAAGATACGAttcgtttgcattttttgtcaAATGAAGCACAATACCTTGGCTCTATGAATCTTATACAGACGTCACATGaagcgtaaactcaaaaagtttacgcttgatttgtatgggagagcgtaaaccaccgacaaaccgacgtgacacttcgaacaaaatgagcttcaaaagttgtctccttatttcaaatgaaatacgttaaacactagcgccatctctataatgattcacttactacactgacacagagaagaaactgctaaatcccctttttgtttttcttcgcaaattccaatgcgtattgttttatgtacttctcacatcttttacattgatttggaaacttataaaatgatgttcccggatgttttgtccaataattctcacaaaattatgcttcacacttccttcgccatttgtatttagaaaagttgtttacatcgaagcagcagtgaacagagcttactttgacagaagtgttcgcctcactggtaaatgacagtactttcgtgtgggacacttttgtaacgccagtgtcacgtcggtttgtcggtgcgtaaacttcctgtcaaaagattatagggttgtatggctgaaatttagtttacgccaaagtttacgcttcgtgtgacgtccgtattagCACTCGCTTCGGTAACATCCCGCAGGCCAAAACCCGCTTGTCGTGAGCTCGCCAACGCTCCAAATCGGTGCGATTTTCCCTCGCTGGCGAGCCTTTTTGTAAGTCGTTATGAGGGTTCAAGATGGTCGAAAAAAGCGGTGGAGAAAATTAAATagacaaaacaataaatacacTCCACCACTCCTCCACTGTTTATCCGGGCACATCGGGACAtgacctcgcccggatatgCGAATAACATGGATAATTGGTCAAAGAATATATTTAAGCACAAAttcttgatttttgtttgaaatttgtctttgtttgttttcatacaaattagcaaattttattttaactttttgtttttaaatgagaatgtttgaaatttgccatgaattatagtttttttttttattatgacaATTGTTGTGCACAAATGAAACGTAAAACGATGtatacatttaaaaatatttcacgacctCGGTTAAATAAACTGCCGAAATATGTCAGCTCTTTCATTTCTTGCTGATATGTCAGTTGAAAAATCCCAGTAGCCGAAAATCAGTACCATAAAATACTGACATATCagttaaatatatattttaaccGAATCTCGGCAACACTGCATGCCGAGCGCATACGTTAACACAGCTGTCACCGAACTCATCTGTCAAAATAACCGAGATATCGGTTTGATACGTTTCAACCATCCTGCTAGCCGTGACGCGGTTTTCTGTCTGTCATTTGCCATTGTATTTACAGCGTGCTAGTGCAACGAAACAATTTTGGAGTGGTTTTGTGATTTGAAGTGCGATAAAAGCGAAAATGGATGAGATTCTGAACATTCTGCAGGAAGAAGATGTAAGAAGATATGTCGATCGACATATAACCATTTCAAATCATTAAAAGGCACATATTGCAGCAACACCCACGTTCGCCCAAAACACCCGGTGCCAAAAGAACTATCGGAGAAACGCTTAATGAGATCCCAGACGAAcccgtaacaaaaaaaaatcaaaccacaTTGATATGGAAACTGATTTTGACACCAATTCATTTCCGGCAACTGAAgaaaattttgcattttggaAAGAAACAATCACTTTGGatcaaatgtaaaaaaacgtCGCTCTGGGTACTTGCAGATTGACGGCAGATGTTTCGCTTCCTCAAACCAAAATTTCGCAAATGATAAAACTTTGCGAACACCTAGTAAAAATGCTTGGTGTTTACTTTGAAGAAAGAACAAAGTCATTTTTAACGGAACGTAAAACTGATTTAGCTGCTCCAGGAACtataaatttttaaaacaagttCCACGTAGAAGATTTGTTTTCGGAAGTTTCAACAcgttcaaaacaaacacaatttttaaacaatttggcAGTTAGTATTCCAAGACCAGTAGAAAAATTGCTTCAAACACGAGAAGATATTCGGCATATTGATGGTATACCAACAAAAGTAATAGGTAACTTCATATATACCGATCACTGAGACCCTGAAGCTAATTTTCAGAAGTCCCCAAAACAGGGAATTGATGACAGATAATTTGCCGCCATACCCAACCCTCAAAGAATACTTTAGTTTCCGATCAGGAGAAACATACCAAAAcagtgaatattttaaaaaattccCCGACGCCATACGAATAAACCTTTATCAAGACGACGTTGAACTCGGAAATGCACTGAGCTCTAGAGCAGGTATTAACAAAGTATCGGTGTTCgattttaaaatagaaaattttCCAAGCAGGTAGAATAGTTCTccgaaaacaatattttcactgATCTATTGCACTTCTATAGACTCCAAAAAGCATGGTTTTAACAAGATCTAATTCATGACCTCCGAAAACTGGAACACGGAGTAGACGTTTTCTACGGAACAGAAAAATATACCATACAAGCAGTGGTAACGATGTTCTGCGGTGATACACTGGCTGTACATGAGGTTTTCTGCAGACTTTGCACTATACCAAGACCAGCATTTCATCAGAATCCGTTCtaaaattttcccatgcgTACGAAAGAGTGGTATGAACTCAACTTGGAGAAAGTTAATTCAGGGGATATGAATCCTTCAGATTGTGGATTGAAACGTGATAATTGCATATTAATGAGCTACAATACTATcacattacacaaaattttgctTTGGATACTATGCATGACATAGCGGAAGGATTGGTGCCAATAACTATACAGCTAGTACTAGGTCACTATCACAAAATTAAGTTGTTGGGTTTCAGTGCATCATTCATCAATGACCGCATACATTTATTTGCCTATGGATACATCGACAAAAAGAATAGACCATCGGCGAACTTTACTGATGAAATGATATCTAAACCCAGTAGTTACAAACTCAAACAGACTGCATCACAAAACCTGCGACTACTAcgttcttttccttttttgtttgctgacaAGGTTCCCGCTAATGGCGAGTATATGCGTATGATCGGTCATTTGTTGAATATAACTCGTATTTTGATGTCTACAATAATATCTGACCATATGTTAGTATCATAAGAAGAACTTATTCGGTTGTATGAGGAgtcattttataaaaaaattcaacGAAGACTTAACAAAAATCACCATCTTGACCATTACATTCAGTGTATTAAAAAGAGCGGAAATATGAAACAGTATAATTGTTTAGTGTTCGAGCAAaagaacaaaccaaacaaaaatcaatcatcaACTTgcagaaattttaaaaatatttgcaaaagcTTAGCACAACGACAATGCTTTACAATGGCCATAGATATACTAGATAATCCATGTAGTGATAATATTACATATTACGGAGGAAACTTAGTTAAGCGAGAACATTGTTACAGTGTTTACTTCATAGATTTGTGTGTTCCACATGTTTTTGTACCCAACAAAGCAGCAATAAATGGGATCGACTTCAGAAAAAACTTGCTAGTGTGCATCAAAAACCACGAAAATGAATATTATCCGTCGTATGGTATTATTGCCGAGATAGTGGTTATGAACAGTGCtatgtttttgttgattaaattatgcaaaactAACGGATATAATGATTGTCTAGAAGCGTACGAAGTTGCAGTAGGACTAACTGAaaaatttgtttcgtttgaagAAATCCATTCGCATGCTACCTTTGCCTTCTGGTCACCATTTGGAAGtgttaaaaaatatgtctCCCTAAGGAACTATTGCCAGGATTATTGATAAGCgtaatattatattatatactCAATAGGCTAGATTGGGAAATAGGAAAGATAGGTTGaaactaattaaatatttcttaCAGTAAAAGAGGAAATAACGGATTTGGACACCTTCTTATCCCTGGACAACAATGATTTCACTAGACTACAGTTAacgataaaaatgatgaaaataattcaaaaatatcaaaaacagTATGGAGTTACAATCGACATTACAACGACTCCCAATGAATTTATGGAAGAAACGTAGAGGAATAAAGTACCAACCAAAAGCTTGAGTTCAATTTTTAAGATGTACAATTTTGACAAGGTGAGTATTATTGCTACGGCGTGTTGTACATACAAAGaagtaacttttttttaaaggaatcgACGTAGCCTACTCCTTCTGCAAAGTGATGAAGGTAAACAAATCCATGAAACATTGACAGAAGGAATTAAACCCGACGAGgtcaccaacaaaaaaattaatcgAATAATTTGCGATTGGCTAGCGGACAATTACGGAGTGTAAgtattgtaaaaaataatgaaaagtgTGAGTTGATGTACTACTTTCATATATTTCAGTCGTCCACAAACGGAAAAAAGTAATGCTTGCAAAATCATTAGTTAAAACTTATCCCATTCTGGCCTCGAACGTTTCAGATGTACCTTATGTAagtcaattatttttattatgctGTCGTTAACTGTGTACATTTTTTAGACCGTAAcacttttgttttgaatttcgTGCTGTCTGTTCTGAATGCTGCTAGGATGTATTCGCAAACACTTCGATTGAATTATATACAATATTTCTGAGTAAATCCAAACATATCTGCTTGTGATTAGAACATACTAACAGCTTAATCACAGCATGTCACACGAGATTCGAACGCAATTAAAATCAGGTGTATCAGTCACTGGAAAATATTTAGGCAAACAGAACACTTAAAAACAGAACAACACGAATTTTAGTCAAATTTCGAATATTTTACAGGCAGCGTGGTTTCATAAAGGTGGACGAGGAGCAGGACGGCATGCTGGTTCTATTATAGAATGTAAACCCTTGCAAAAAGATCCTGTAGTCGAGTGTTCTACCGATCAAGACACGATGAATCGACTCCATCTTCTTCAAAAATAATAACGAACGACGATCGTGGAGAAAATATTGATGATTTGGTAGCATCACATATGAAGTTTCTTATACTTGGatattaaattgattttaatctttttcACAGGTGTACGAGTTAGAAACTATTGTTGCCTTGGAACATTGtatgaaaaacataaaatatttatggAAATAAACACTGGCTTACCGGCACGAAAAGCGCGCCAGAGGGATTTTTTCCCAATTTATGACCGACTGTTCTGCGGCTTCAGCCTTCGGAGGAGAATTGGTATGTTGATTATCTTCTATCTCGATGGAATTAGGGATACATTTGTAGCTCAATTCTTCATTTTTCAGGTATCTTTAGAATTTGAATTGATGAATCCTACTGCTGCTAAATTCGAAGACATGTGGAATGCAATCCAAcagaaaaattggaaaaatatcGAATAGATTACAGGTACATAAAAAATACCTGATTAAGTCACTGTGTCTGGTACGAGAAAAAAATACTATGAGAGGAGCCAAGCGAACCCGCGAAGAAGACTACAAAGAGAATGATGAGCGTACATTAAATCCACTTCACGGAATAATCGATTGGATTGATATAAGTTACGAGGATTCAACAAGAGTTTCTATTACAGCTAACAATTGCAAATGATGCAATTCTAATAATCACATTAACCTCATATTTTTCCCGCAGACTTCGTGCTTAAAGACGATGTTTAATCctctatttttatgtttttcttcttttttagttTGAGACTTCATTTCCGACGCCTGATGTCCCGCGCATTATAATTGTTGCCAAAATGTTTGAACTCGGCGAATGCTACGTGGTGTGGAAAAACAGTACGATTCATGTAGGAACCAATTTGATTCGTGTATTCATCGTTCTTTGTCAAGCCTTTACAGTTTTCAATGTAAAATGCTATGCGGCTGAcaaacttttcttttctttttttatgcttcAAACTTGGAGCACTCAGTACAACTAGCAATAAGTTTTTTAATCAGCTGTTTTAAAATCAAGTTTATAAAagaatttatttacattctCCTTATTTAAAAAGCGCACCTGCTTTTGAATAGCCAGGTGAAAAGCAAAATTCTAGTGATTAGAATAATAACTAATAGCCGGtgtcatggtacagtcgtcaactcgtacgacttaacaacatgcccgtcatgggttcaagccccaaatagaccgtgccgccatacgtaggactgactattctgctatggggggaaatcaataagtcactgaaagccaaccccacaagtgggttggcaggccttgaccggcatcggttgttgagccaaagaagaagaagaagaataataataatatgaaTTCATctgtgttgtgggcagccgtgccgacccctggacttgccgtggcagttgcgctgccaccggtcaacgtctaggaggacgacagtgtgtcacgcacactgttgcacacactaagc
It contains:
- the LOC121601278 gene encoding uncharacterized protein LOC121601278, translating into MAIDILDNPLKEEITDLDTFLSLDNNDFTRLQLTIKMMKIIQKYQKQYGVTIDITTTPNEFMEETDEGKQIHETLTEGIKPDEVTNKKINRIICDWLADNYGAYISVVHKRKKVMLAKSLVKTYPILASNVSDVPYAAWFHKGGRGAGRHAGSIIECKPLQKDPVVECSTDQDTMNRLHLLQK